One Podarcis muralis chromosome 1, rPodMur119.hap1.1, whole genome shotgun sequence genomic window carries:
- the RPE gene encoding ribulose-phosphate 3-epimerase isoform X4: MTKPLLANQRSARKRRLPSRRSDMHMMVAKPEQWVKPMAVAGANQYTFHIEATNNPGALIKDIRENGMKVGLAIKPGTTVEYLAPWANQIDMALVMTVEPGFGGQKFMEDMMPKVHWLRTQFPSLDIEVDGGVGPDTIHKCAEAGANMIVSGSAIMKSDDPRAVINLLRNVCCEAAQKRSLDR, from the exons atgactaagccgcttctggcgaaccagagaagcgcacggaaacgccgtttaccgtcccgtcggagcg ATATGCATATGATGGTTGCTAAGCCAGAACAGTGGGTGAAGCCTATGGCTGTAGCAGGTGCCAATCAATATACCTTTCACATAGAAGCTACCAACAATCCAGGGGCACTCATTAAGGACATAAGAGAAAATGGGATGAAG GTTGGTTTGGCTATCAAGCCAGGAACTACAGTAGAATATTTAGCACCATGGGCCAATCAGATAGACATGGCCTTAGTTATGACTGTGGAACCTGGATTTGGTGGACAGAAGTTCATGGAAGATATGATGCCAAAG GTTCATTGGCTGAGAACACAGTTTCCTTCCTTGGATATTGAAGTGGATGGTGGTGTAGGGCCAGATACCATTCATAAATGTGCAGAG GCTGGAGCAAATATGATTGTGTCTGGGAGTGCTATCATGAAGAGTGATGATCCCAGAGCGGTGATTAATCTCCTGAGGAACGTATGTTGTGAAGCTGCTCAAAAGCGTTCCCTTGACCGATGA
- the RPE gene encoding ribulose-phosphate 3-epimerase isoform X5, whose amino-acid sequence MHMMVAKPEQWVKPMAVAGANQYTFHIEATNNPGALIKDIRENGMKVGLAIKPGTTVEYLAPWANQIDMALVMTVEPGFGGQKFMEDMMPKVHWLRTQFPSLDIEVDGGVGPDTIHKCAEAGANMIVSGSAIMKSDDPRAVINLLRNVCCEAAQKRSLDR is encoded by the exons ATGCATATGATGGTTGCTAAGCCAGAACAGTGGGTGAAGCCTATGGCTGTAGCAGGTGCCAATCAATATACCTTTCACATAGAAGCTACCAACAATCCAGGGGCACTCATTAAGGACATAAGAGAAAATGGGATGAAG GTTGGTTTGGCTATCAAGCCAGGAACTACAGTAGAATATTTAGCACCATGGGCCAATCAGATAGACATGGCCTTAGTTATGACTGTGGAACCTGGATTTGGTGGACAGAAGTTCATGGAAGATATGATGCCAAAG GTTCATTGGCTGAGAACACAGTTTCCTTCCTTGGATATTGAAGTGGATGGTGGTGTAGGGCCAGATACCATTCATAAATGTGCAGAG GCTGGAGCAAATATGATTGTGTCTGGGAGTGCTATCATGAAGAGTGATGATCCCAGAGCGGTGATTAATCTCCTGAGGAACGTATGTTGTGAAGCTGCTCAAAAGCGTTCCCTTGACCGATGA
- the RPE gene encoding ribulose-phosphate 3-epimerase isoform X3, with amino-acid sequence MHFVPNITFGHPVVESLRKQLGQQPFFDMHMMVAKPEQWVKPMAVAGANQYTFHIEATNNPGALIKDIRENGMKVGLAIKPGTTVEYLAPWANQIDMALVMTVEPGFGGQKFMEDMMPKVHWLRTQFPSLDIEVDGGVGPDTIHKCAEAGANMIVSGSAIMKSDDPRAVINLLRNVCCEAAQKRSLDR; translated from the exons GCATTTTGTACCAAACATCACTTTTGGCCACCCTGTTGTAGAAAGCCTTCGGAAGCAGCTGGGTCAGCAGCCCTTCTTCG ATATGCATATGATGGTTGCTAAGCCAGAACAGTGGGTGAAGCCTATGGCTGTAGCAGGTGCCAATCAATATACCTTTCACATAGAAGCTACCAACAATCCAGGGGCACTCATTAAGGACATAAGAGAAAATGGGATGAAG GTTGGTTTGGCTATCAAGCCAGGAACTACAGTAGAATATTTAGCACCATGGGCCAATCAGATAGACATGGCCTTAGTTATGACTGTGGAACCTGGATTTGGTGGACAGAAGTTCATGGAAGATATGATGCCAAAG GTTCATTGGCTGAGAACACAGTTTCCTTCCTTGGATATTGAAGTGGATGGTGGTGTAGGGCCAGATACCATTCATAAATGTGCAGAG GCTGGAGCAAATATGATTGTGTCTGGGAGTGCTATCATGAAGAGTGATGATCCCAGAGCGGTGATTAATCTCCTGAGGAACGTATGTTGTGAAGCTGCTCAAAAGCGTTCCCTTGACCGATGA
- the KANSL1L gene encoding KAT8 regulatory NSL complex subunit 1-like protein isoform X7 — protein MSVSDWKWLVDRANVGCRWTWLQAQISELEYKIQQLTDLHRQIRATKGMVILEEFPNPKDFLKKRTQLMDHEALLDTTGNSHASLERQDAWPEHDFEMSPSSPTLLLRNIEKQSAQLSEIISSLITPLNLSPTSSPLSSKSCKQKELANGISIRDSENNEEISCTSSWLVDQQHLKRRRKEKVKLRTSSVAVICTSARTRPLQSFQRRKLYKMSTAFNSNQQAMQLRDALFNTEEVVPASMWSTYELSTKPRTQKQLMLELDTSFHPVLSFPSDTSLHVHFKTLLKNYEVKGESALGLELKMSPSNEYFHYKGPPQQWICGFESSFKHQTVSEASEQLLEGRKKRHLSETVIGESSKRCEAFSFQHAEPESQSPFTGAANGDMMSRSSHCISTQLNSRRRLRSESSYDIDNIVIPMSLVAPSKLEKLQYKEILTPSWRTVNLEPLGSLHEEEKAEDLSDDAYASRHANYEDKERARWSLWQQCRWPRRNRTYSRSSDGQDPALKEKQGNTDLISDFSENIADATSEIHSSLCLRESQSSERNQKTKSVLWERRSFPLKVEEAGALLCQDQITDQQENSDAAIPSDFDCTSHAAFSLPNNQPQKKSSSNELEEYNQVHLGIGSIKKQR, from the exons ATGTCAGT ATCTGACTGGAAATGGCTGGTAGACAGAGCTAATGTTGGCTGTCGCTGGACATGGCTTCAAGCCCAGATTTCAGAGCTAGAATACAAAATCCAGCAACTCACTGACCTTCACAGGCAGATTCGTGCCACCAAG GGAATGGTGATCCTAGAAGAATTTCCAAATCCAAAGGACTTCTTGAAGAAGCGAACACAATTGATGGACCATGAAGCTTTATTAGACACCACAGGGAATTCACATGCATCCCTTGAGAGGCAGGATGCTTGGCCGGAACATGATTTCGAAATGTCACCCAGCAGTCCAACTCTGCTTCTCCGCAACATAGAAAAACAG AGTGCTCAACTGAGTGAAATAATCAGCAGTCTGATTACTCCTCTCAATCTGTCTCCCACATCATCTCCTCTTTCCTCAAAGTCCTGTAAGCAGAAAGAGTTGGCCAATGGCATCTCTATAAG AGATTCAGAGAACAATGAGGAGATATCATGCACCAGTAGTTGGTTGGTTgaccaacaacacctgaagaggaggaggaaagaaaaggtgAAGTTGAGAACATCATCTGTTGCTGTGATATGCACATCTGCTCGCACTAGACCGCTTCAGAGTTTCCAGAGGAGGAAGCTGTACAAAATGAGCACTGCTTTCAATTCAAACCAGCAG GCTATGCAACTGAGAGATGCCTTGTTTAATACAGAAGAGGTGGTTCCAGCCTCCATGTGGAGTACATATGAATTGAGCACCAAGCCCAGGACACAAAAACAACTCATGTTAGAATTGGACACCTCATTCCATCCCGTCTTATCATTTCCTTCTG ACACTTCTCTTCATGTACACTTTAAGACACTGCTCAAGAATTATGAGGTCAAAGGTGAATCTGCCCTTGGTTTAGAGTTAAAAATGTCTCCATCAAATG AATATTTTCATTATAAAGGTCCTCCTCAACAGTGGATCTGTGGATTTGAATCCAGTTTCAAACATCAGACTGTGTCAGAAGCATCTGAACAGCTGctagagggaagaaagaaaagacatTTAAGTGAGACAGTGATTG GAGAAAGTAGTAAGAGATGTGAAGCATTTTCCTTTCAACACGCAGAACCAGAATCCCAGAGTCCTTTTACAGGAGCAGCCAATGGAGACATGATGTCTAGATCAAGTCATTGTATATCAACACAG CTCAATTCAAGACGTAGACTGAGAAGTGAGAGCTCCTATGATATAGATAATATTGTTATCCCTATGTCACTCGTGGCACCGTCCAAGCTGGAGAAACTGCAGTATAAAGAAATTCTCACCCCAAG CTGGAGAACTGTTAACCTCGagcctttgggaagcctgcatGAAGAAGAAAAG GCAGAAGATCTGTCAGATGATGCCTATGCTTCGCGTCATGCAAACTATGAAGACAAAGAGAGAGCACGGTGGTCGCTGTGGCAACAGTGTCGATGGCCCAGAAGGAACAG AACATATAGCAGAAGTTCTGACGGACAAGATCCAGCATTGAAAGAAAAACAAGGCAACACTGACTTAATATCTGATTTTTCTGAAAACATTGCTGACGCTACTTCAGAAATCCACAGTTCTCTCTGCCTTAGGGAGTCACAGTCTTCAGaaagaaaccaaaaaacaaag TCTGTTCTTTGGGAACGTCGGTCTTTTCCACTAAAGGTTGAAGAAGCAGGTGCTTTACTATGCCAAGATCAGATAACAGATCAGCAAGAGAATTCAGATGCGGCCATCCCCAGTGACTTTGACTGTACCTCACATGCTGCCTTCAGTTTACCAAATAACCAGCCACAAAAGAAAAGCTCTTCCAATGAGCTGGAAGAGTACAACCAAGTTCACTTGGGAATTGGCAGCATCAAAAAACAGAGGTGA